The candidate division TA06 bacterium genomic interval GAAAGCCTGTGGTAAAATTTCAAGCGACAACCAAACAGCGGATGAAATCAAAATGAGTTTAATAATCGAAAAAGAGGGAAAAACAGTAGAGCAGGCCATGGAGAAGGGTTTGCTGGAACTGGGGGTGCGCCGCGAGGACGTGGAAGTGGAGATCGCCTCTTTGGGATCCTCCGGATTCCTGGGGATCTTCGGCGCCAAACCGGCCAAGATCCGCATCAAGCTGATGCCCCGCCCCAAGGTCAAAAGCATGGTGGAAAGCATTCTGGAAAAGATGGGCATGCCCGGCGAAGTGAGAAGCTTTAGGGAAGAGGGAAATCTACTGATCGCCAGCATTGACTGCCCCACCGGCGATAAATATTTAAAGGCCAACCGGGGCGCGGCCATCGAAGCCATGGATTACCTGATCAACAAAATCTTCCGGGAATCGGAATACGACATCCGGCTGGACATCGGCGGGTTCCTGGAATCGCAGAACGACGATTTAAAAACCCGGGCCCTGGAGTTGGCCGAAAAAGTGAAGCAGAGCGGCAAGGAATACGAGATGGAGCCAATGCCGCCCCATAAGCGCAAGCTGGTGCACCAGACCCTGGAAAAGCACGCGGAGGTTAAGACCTTTGCGGTAGGCAACGGAGACCGGCGCCGGGTGATCATCTCCCTGAAAGGCGCTCCCGGAGCTCCGGCCGAAGGCGGCCGCCCCGCCCGCAATGACCGGCGCCCGGCAGAGCAGCAACGCGGCCCGCGCCGCGACGGACCGAGACCTGACGGCAAACCTGCGGCTCCGGCTGCAGCCAGACCAGCCGCTCCGATGGCTCCCCGGCCGGCACCCAGACCGGCCCCAGTGTCTTCCAGACCGGCGACGCCGATGGCTCCCCGGCCAGCCCCCAGACCGGCCGCCCCGGCCGAAAGGAATTTCCAGGACCGCAGCCGGAGACCGGCCCCCAAAGCTCTTCCGCCCCGGACCGAAATGGCCAGACCCCAGGCTCCGGTGAACCAGGCGTCATTTGCCCCCAGATCCAAGAAAAGAAATACCAGGTAATGTCAGAATCTTTTAAAATAAAAAGGCTCTCTAAAACTGGGAGAGCCTTTTTTATTTGCCTTGATTTTGAAAAAACTTTGTAGTATGCTATACGCAGAAATCGTCTGTTTTTTCGACGATCGTTTTTATTTAACCATCCAATATCTCCGGGACAAGACAGGATTAACATGATTACACGGGATTAACCCCAAATTAAAAAATCCTGTCAAATAGAAAATATGATCTCTTCCGATACCATAGCCGCTATCTCCACCGCCAGCGGCCCGGCTGCCCTG includes:
- a CDS encoding Jag N-terminal domain-containing protein, with the translated sequence MSLIIEKEGKTVEQAMEKGLLELGVRREDVEVEIASLGSSGFLGIFGAKPAKIRIKLMPRPKVKSMVESILEKMGMPGEVRSFREEGNLLIASIDCPTGDKYLKANRGAAIEAMDYLINKIFRESEYDIRLDIGGFLESQNDDLKTRALELAEKVKQSGKEYEMEPMPPHKRKLVHQTLEKHAEVKTFAVGNGDRRRVIISLKGAPGAPAEGGRPARNDRRPAEQQRGPRRDGPRPDGKPAAPAAARPAAPMAPRPAPRPAPVSSRPATPMAPRPAPRPAAPAERNFQDRSRRPAPKALPPRTEMARPQAPVNQASFAPRSKKRNTR